The following are encoded in a window of Castanea sativa cultivar Marrone di Chiusa Pesio chromosome 9, ASM4071231v1 genomic DNA:
- the LOC142609676 gene encoding E3 ubiquitin-protein ligase RZFP34-like → MESDYEPHLTTNDDYHKKCEAMVELESGKFGCSHYRRRCKIRAPCCDEIFDCRHCHNESKNSLEVDPVDRHDVPRHDLKRVICSMCSTEQDIQQNCIQCGVCMGKYFCSKCNFFDDDVTKKQYHCDECGICRTGGKENFFHCNKCGCCYSIMLKDSHNCIEKAMHHNCPVCFEFLFDTTKDITVLQCGHTIHLECVKKMEHHFQYSCPVCSKSYCDMSRVWEKLDEEVAATPMPQTYQNKMVWILCNDCGETSEVNFHIVAHKCLKCKSYNTRQTQGGPVSYSSRIAERVQ, encoded by the exons ATGGAGAGCGATTACGAGCCCCATTTGACCACTAATGATGATTATCATAAGAAATGTGAGGCTATGGTGGAGCTGGAATCTGGGAAATTCGG GTGCTCGCATTATAGAAGGAGATGCAAGATCAGAGCACCTTGTTGCGATGAGATATTTGATTGCAGGCATTGCCATAACGAATCAAAG AACTCATTGGAAGTCGATCCTGTTGATCGCCACGACGTTCCCCGCCATGATTTGAAAAGG GTGATCTGCTCCATGTGTAGTACAGAGCAAGAT ATTCAACAGAACTGCATTCAGTGTGGGGTTTGCATGGGGAAGTACTTTTGTTCCAAATGCAACTTCTTTGATGATGAT GTTACTAAGAAGCAATACCATTGTGATGAGTGTGGTATATGCAG AACTGGGGGCAAGGAGAATTTTTTCCACTGTAATAAATGCG GATGTTGCTATTCAATTATGTTGAAGGATTCACACAATTGTATTGAAAAAGCAATGCACCACAATTGCCCGGTTTGCTTTGAG tttctgtttgatactacAAAAGACATTACTGTCTTGCAATGTGGACACACTATACATTTGGAATGCGTAAAAAAAATGGAGCATCATTTTCA GTACTCATGCCCTGTTTGCTCAAAATCCTATTGTGATATGTCTCGTGTGTGGGAAAAACTTGATGAGGAG GTTGCAGCAACGCCTATGCCTCAAACAtaccaaaataaaatg GTTTGGATCCTCTGCAACGATTGTGGGGAAACATCAGAGGTGAATTTTCACATTGTGGCTCACAAGTGCTTAAAATGTAAATCCTACAACACAAGGCAGACACAAGGAGGGCCTGTTTCGTACTCATCTAGGATTGCTGAGAGGGTGCAATGA
- the LOC142609943 gene encoding uncharacterized protein LOC142609943, producing the protein MDTAGRLQIDKGMMDELKEVKRALNPTEVLHLVDAMTGQEAAALSVSPIPLLPSLSPSQPPHPARHRRQSSSPPQPFTDSAYLFPLPLPLSSTTDPSPPTPNQRPFTSHSQPTTLHLPPPTDESNGRPGGSNGRPDGSRSGGSSGSRSSNRSNSVGHFT; encoded by the exons ATGGATACTGCTGGAAGGCTTCAG ATAGACAAAGGAATGATGGATGAGCTGAAAGAAGTGAAGCGGGCATTGAATCCCACAGAAGTTTTGCATCTTGTTGATGCAATGACTGGACAAGAAGCTGCAG ctCTCTCAGTCTCACCCATTCCTCTCCTTCCCTCACTCTCTCCCTCACAGCCGCCTCACCCAGCCCGCCATCGCCGCCAATCTAGCTCGCCGCCTCAGCCCTTTACTGATTCGGCCTACCTCTTTCCTTTGCCCCTCCCTCTCTCCTCCACCACCGACCCTTCGCCTCCCACTCCCAACCAACGACCCTTCACCTCTCACTCCCAACCGACGACCCTTCACCTCCCACCCCCAACTGACGAAAGCAATGGAAGACCCGGCGGCAGCAATGGAAGACCCGACGGCAGCAGATCGGGCGGCAGCAGTGGCAGTAGATCGAGCAACAGATCCAACTCCGTTGGGCATTTCACGTGA
- the LOC142608673 gene encoding uncharacterized protein LOC142608673: MSTFLLPRKINDKSDAAVRRFWWKPKEDSNKFFTPMAGDDLCRLKDEDGLAKYKVRANWLRAPKAFNASWVWKGIERVKNIIKLGVCKLVGSGNSILVLEDPWLPDKSSFFPTPRSQFSVKSCYRLITDGDNISSSVSLSRKIWKANIHERLKMHLWRIAFNLLPTKDQLSEFSPSSDTSCPLYNVEAESALHLFTQCHIARVIWFGNQWNLRIDRWHVQSLTQLIEFFIDPSSLELDKEQRDEFLIFGALTLDMIWRWRNKVVNERSLPLEGQVIRSLQKLFLEHWWPKVPVLTRVPTRSSARWCCPNQGMLKLNCDAAVGDLSSCIAIVTRDWRGKLVFAVYKKVDTNIPVQAEANAILVGDGKVCIDAIKVGENLIPWRFLNFVDSITNVISDYSHVSFNWVHREANQAVNVLAN, from the exons ATGTCCACCTTTTTGCTCCCAAGGAAAATTAATGACAAGTCAGATGCTGCTGTGAGACGTTTTTGGTGGAAGCCAAAAGAGGATTCTAATAAGTTTTTCACTCCTATGGCAGGGGATGATTTGTGTAGGCTGAAAGATGAAGATGGTCTTG CCAAGTACAAGGTTAGAGCTAATTGGCTTAGAGCTCCTAAAGCCTTTAATGCATCATGGGTTTGGAAAGGTATTGAAAGGGTGAAGAATATAATCAAGTTAGGAGTGTGTAAATTAGTAGGTTCTGGGAATTCAATTCTAGTTTTGGAAGATCCTTGGCTACCTGACAAGTCAAGCTTTTTTCCAACACCAAGGTCTCAA TTCTCGGTGAAATCTTGTTATCGTCTCATTACTGATGGCGATAATATTTCTAGTAGTGTTTCGCTCAGTAGGAAAATTTGGAAGGCCAACATTCATGAGAGGCTAAAGATGCATCTTTGGAGAATAGCATTTAATCTTCTTCCCACCAAGGATCAGTTGAGTGAGTTTTCTCCCTCCTCTGACACCAGTTGCCCTCTCTATAATGTTGAGGCAGAGTCAGCCCTGCACCTCTTTACTCAATGTCACATTGCTAGAGTCATATGGTTTGGTAATCAGTGGAACCTTAGAATTGACAGATGGCATGTTCAATCTCTAACCCAATTGATTGAGTTCTTCATTGATCCTTCTTCTCTCGAGCTGGATAAAGAGCAAagagatgaatttctaatatttGGAGCTCTAACTTTAGATATGATTTGGAGGTGGAGAAACAAGGTAGTTAATGAGAGATCTCTTCCACTGGAGGGTCAAGTTATCAGAAGCCTTCAGAAGTTGTTCTTGGAACATTGGTGGCCCAAAGTTCCAGTGTTGACAAGAGTCCCAACTAGAAGCAGTGCCAGGTGGTGTTGTCCAAACCAAGGTATGTTAAAATTGAATTGTGATGCAGCAGTAGGTGATTTGTCATCATGTATAGCTATTGTTACTAGAGATTGGAGAGGGAAATTGGTGTTTGCAGTTTATAAGAAAGTTGACACCAATATCCCTGTTCAAGCGGAGGCCAATGCCATCCTAGTG GGTGACGGTAAAGTTTGTATAGATGCCATTAAAGTTGGTGAGAACCTAATTCCTTGgagatttttgaattttgttgactCAATTACGAATGTAATCAGTGACTATAGTCATGTATCTTTTAACTGGGTTCATAGGGAGGCTAATCAGGCTGTCAATGTGCTTGCCAATTGA
- the LOC142610720 gene encoding aquaporin TIP1-1, whose protein sequence is MPIRNIAVGRPQEATHPDALKAALAEFISTLIFVFAGEGSGMAFNKLTDNGSTTPAGLVAAALAHAFALFVAVSVGANISGGHVNPAVTFGAFIGGNITLLRGILYWIAQLLGSTVACLLLKFATNGMTTSAFALSSGVGVWNAFVLEIVMTFGLVYTVYATAIDPKKGSLGIIAPIAIGFIVGANILAGGAFDGASMNPAVSFGPALVSWSWENHWVYWAGPLIGGGLAGLVYEFFFISHSHEQLPTTDY, encoded by the exons ATGCCGATCAGAAACATAGCAGTGGGTAGGCCTCAGGAGGCGACTCACCCAGATGCCTTGAAAGCAGCTTTAGCCGAGTTCATTTCCACGCTCATTTTCGTCTTTGCTGGTGAGGGCTCAGGCATGGCTTTTAATAAGCTCACTGACAATGGCTCGACCACCCCAGCTGGGCTCGTCGCCGCCGCACTAGCTCACGCTTTCGCTCTTTTCGTCGCCGTATCAGTCGGAGCCAACATCTCCGGTGGACACGTCAACCCGGCTGTCACCTTTGGTGCCTTCATCGGTGGCAATATCACCCTCCTTCGTGGCATCCTCTACTGGATTGCCCAGCTTCTCGGATCCACCGTCGCTTGCTTGCTCCTTAAGTTCGCCACCAACGGCATG ACCACGAGTGCTTTCGCTCTATCCTCGGGAGTGGGTGTGTGGAACGCTTTCGTTTTGGAAATCGTGATGACTTTCGGGCTAGTGTACACGGTGTACGCCACGGCAATTGATCCAAAGAAGGGTAGTTTGGGAATTATAGCTCCAATAGCGATCGGTTTCATCGTGGGAGCTAATATTCTAGCTGGTGGGGCTTTTGATGGGGCTTCAATGAACCCAGCCGTGTCGTTTGGGCCTGCGTTGGTGAGTTGGTCCTGGGAGAACCACTGGGTTTACTGGGCTGGGCCTCTGATCGGAGGTGGGCTCGCTGGTCTTGTGTACGAGTTCTTCTTTATTAGCCACAGCCATGAACAGCTGCCCACTACAGACTACTGA